Proteins encoded by one window of Cervus canadensis isolate Bull #8, Minnesota chromosome 18, ASM1932006v1, whole genome shotgun sequence:
- the PSMD7 gene encoding 26S proteasome non-ATPase regulatory subunit 7: MPELAVQKVVVHPLVLLSVVDHFNRIGKVGNQKRVVGVLLGSWQKKVLDVSNSFAVPFDEDDKDDSVWFLDHDYLENMYGMFKKVNARERIVGWYHTGPKLHKNDIAINELMKRYCPNSVLVIIDVKPKDLGLPTEAYISVEEVHDDGTPTSKTFEHVTSEIGAEEAEEVGVEHLLRDIKDTTVGTLSQRITNQVHGLKGLNSKLLDIRGYLEKVATGKLPINHQIIYQLQDVFNLLPDVSLQEFVKAFYLKTNDQMVVVYLASLIRSVVALHNLINNKIANRDAEKKEGQEKEDSKKDRKDDKEKEKEKSDVKKEEKKEKK, translated from the exons ATGCCGGAGCTGGCGGTGCAGAAGGTGGTGGTCCACCCCCTGGTGCTGCTCAGTGTGGTGGATCATTTCAATCG AATAGGCAAGGTTGGAAACCAAAAACGTGTTGTTGGTGTGCTTTTGGGGTCGTGGCAAAAGAAAGTACTTGATGTATCCAACAGTTTTGCag TTCCTTTTGATGAAGACGACAAAGATGATTCTGTCTGGTTTTTAGACCATGATTACTTGGAAAACATGTATGGAATGTTTAAGAAGGTCAACG cCAGAGAAAGAATAGTTGGGTGGTACCACACAGGCCCTAAACTACACAAGAATGACATCGCCATCAATGAACTTATGAAAAGATACTGCCCTAACTCA GTATTGGTCATCATTGATGTGAAGCCAAAGGACCTGGGACTGCCCACAGAAGCATATATTTCGGTGGAAGAAGTTCATGAT GATGGAACTCCAACCTCAAAAACATTTGAGCACGTGACCAGTGAAATTGGAGCCGAGGAAGCCGAGGAAGTCGGAGTTGAACACTTGTTACG AGACATCAAAGACACTACAGTGGGCACTCTTTCCCAGCGGATCACAAACCAGGTCCATGGTCTGAAGGGACTCAACTCCAAGCTCCTGGACATCAGGGGCTACCTGGAGAAGGTGGCCACTGGCAAGCTGCCCATCAACCACCAGATCATCTACCAGCTGCAGGATGTCTTCAACCTGCTGCCAGATGTCAGCCTGCAGGAATTTGTCAAGGCCTTTTACCTGAAGACCAACGATCAGATGGTGGTGGTATATTTGGCCTCACTGATCCGTTCTGTGGTCGCCTTGCACAACCTCATCAACAACAAGATTGCCAACCGGgatgcagaaaagaaagaagggcaaGAAAAGGAAGACAGCAAAAAGGATAGAAAAGAcgacaaagagaaagagaaggaaaagagtgatgtaaagaaagaagagaaaaaggagaaaaaataa